A stretch of the Chlorobiota bacterium genome encodes the following:
- a CDS encoding ABC transporter substrate-binding protein, producing the protein MILLQEKYFYSIGIALCLAITFVSCVSENNQKASSDKGSKYGGTFRVNEVQEIRTLDPAKLIDAPSHHVLHQIGELLLDLDSSLKLTPELAESWETSPDGLTYTYHLRKGVMFHNNPCFPNSKGREMKSSDVKYSFDRILDLREGAANATYFRDKVKGAIDYYKSTENLPYDSTPKVKGVSGFRVVDDYTFAIDLIKPFAPFKYYVVNGGCYVYPKEAVQKYGKDFFKNFVGTGPFELDHWVPQQELLLKKNQSYWGKDSKGGALPYLNELKWLFIKDEKQQINEFKLGNLEESYRIPTEFFKSVVGDDGKLTADWSGFILHRVPALSTQYYGMLCTSDIFKDKRIRQAFNYSVDRDRIIRYVLQGQAAGSAVHGLVPASMPNYNANSIKGYVYDLDKARALLTEAGYPNGQDFPEVTLNLNAGGGRNELVAEAIQEMISKGLGIKIKMKVLEWLNIKN; encoded by the coding sequence TTGATTCTTTTACAAGAAAAATACTTCTATAGTATTGGTATTGCCTTATGCTTAGCCATTACTTTTGTTTCTTGCGTTTCTGAAAATAATCAGAAAGCAAGTAGTGATAAAGGATCGAAATATGGAGGTACTTTTAGGGTAAATGAGGTTCAAGAAATTCGTACATTAGATCCTGCAAAATTAATTGATGCTCCGTCTCATCATGTTCTTCACCAAATTGGAGAATTACTTCTTGATTTAGATTCAAGTTTAAAATTAACACCTGAACTAGCCGAATCTTGGGAGACAAGCCCAGATGGCTTGACATATACTTACCATCTTAGAAAAGGGGTTATGTTTCATAATAACCCTTGCTTTCCAAATAGCAAAGGTAGAGAAATGAAATCTTCAGATGTTAAATACAGTTTTGATAGAATACTTGATTTAAGAGAAGGTGCTGCAAATGCAACATATTTTAGAGATAAAGTTAAAGGAGCAATCGACTATTATAAATCCACAGAAAACTTACCATACGATTCTACACCAAAAGTAAAAGGTGTAAGCGGCTTCCGAGTTGTTGATGATTATACATTCGCAATTGATTTAATAAAACCTTTTGCACCATTCAAATATTATGTTGTGAATGGTGGTTGTTATGTTTATCCAAAAGAAGCCGTTCAAAAATATGGTAAAGATTTTTTTAAGAATTTTGTTGGTACAGGTCCTTTTGAATTAGATCATTGGGTTCCTCAACAAGAGTTGTTATTAAAGAAAAACCAAAGCTATTGGGGGAAAGATTCCAAAGGAGGAGCTCTTCCATATTTGAATGAATTGAAATGGCTTTTTATTAAAGATGAAAAACAACAGATTAATGAGTTTAAACTAGGAAATCTTGAGGAATCATATCGTATACCAACTGAATTTTTTAAAAGTGTTGTTGGAGATGATGGAAAATTAACAGCAGATTGGTCAGGTTTTATTTTACATCGTGTTCCAGCTCTATCTACACAATATTATGGAATGTTATGCACATCAGATATTTTTAAAGATAAAAGAATCCGTCAGGCATTTAATTATTCTGTAGATCGTGATAGAATTATAAGATATGTACTTCAAGGTCAAGCAGCTGGTTCTGCTGTTCATGGACTTGTTCCTGCTTCAATGCCTAATTATAATGCTAATTCAATTAAAGGATATGTATATGATTTAGATAAAGCAAGAGCTTTACTTACCGAAGCTGGTTATCCGAATGGGCAAGATTTTCCAGAAGTTACATTAAATTTAAACGCAGGTGGTGGTAGAAATGAATTAGTTGCTGAAGCAATTCAAGAAATGATTTCAAAAGGTTTGGGGATTAAAATAAAAATGAAAGTACTAGAATGGCTCAACATCAAGAATTGA
- a CDS encoding T9SS type A sorting domain-containing protein, whose product MKLPLKATSIKTCIYVDDIFFPTMEIGQTKTAKLNICCREGRLTFSNPKILEIVTWADKTFKLDPLEIAALKNVILKADSCVQLNVSYTATAIGEFKTVANVFSNAISCYKDSSNISALVREPGKPLARITGYDFGKQWVINSNTCTKNKLNQYVYDIYVNNEGGANFTVKSLVLTGKDADDGYFALGVNPAVTPGLKVFYGDSVSSRKFQQIIFKPKDERFYTCKVVLTTEEGQVREAEIKGEGTESHIQVSDKDWGVLQYVNVPYPDGVSVKGLKTRRTTVTGLTLTGDPEFTFGVGFVLPSDKNPKILDIDEDWIVPIQFKATFDGVKTSQLCVISDHSKCDDSCATLKATIGKDPVFNAGITPVTFRTILSCNSDTNFVLVTNTGDQDLLLKEYSMNPITSAFGVVQPFAPIQIKVNGQGRLPVYFNPLKSGDDSATINIVLYDAAGTKIIKNLSTKLYGKSIDAVTNSSMRRDYFNKPPTGQLAMPINLDKSIDEAKITSLTIALNYGLNTIALSNGTDGTKATLVQNTIIKNWTPKITKNVQTQGTGGFFEVELTAPAGEYLKGTGPLLNLDFGLFLGDKDTNQVFYTITPTFNKCVVFNTTPGFVQVDSVCGSRIRVMELTGAVYALKQNSPNPFNPSTDIDFSLGLDGKTSIDIYNEAGAKVASLVNQHLNSGTYRVTWDAASFPTGLYYYRLTSGTWSQTNAMMLQK is encoded by the coding sequence TTGAAGTTACCTTTAAAGGCAACATCAATAAAAACATGTATTTATGTAGATGATATATTCTTCCCAACAATGGAGATTGGTCAAACCAAAACTGCTAAGTTAAATATCTGTTGTAGAGAAGGAAGATTAACATTTAGTAATCCAAAAATTTTAGAAATAGTTACATGGGCAGATAAAACATTTAAATTAGATCCGTTAGAAATTGCTGCACTTAAAAACGTTATTTTAAAAGCTGATAGCTGTGTTCAATTAAATGTAAGTTATACTGCAACTGCAATTGGAGAGTTTAAAACAGTAGCTAATGTATTCTCAAATGCAATATCATGTTATAAAGATTCTTCAAATATTAGCGCATTAGTTCGTGAGCCAGGAAAACCTTTAGCAAGAATAACTGGTTATGATTTTGGAAAACAATGGGTTATAAATTCTAATACATGTACTAAAAATAAATTAAATCAATATGTGTATGATATTTATGTGAATAATGAAGGAGGAGCTAACTTCACAGTTAAAAGTTTAGTACTAACTGGTAAAGATGCTGATGATGGTTATTTTGCATTAGGAGTTAATCCTGCTGTTACTCCAGGATTGAAAGTATTTTATGGAGATTCTGTATCATCTAGAAAATTCCAACAAATTATTTTCAAACCGAAAGATGAGAGATTCTATACTTGCAAAGTTGTTTTAACTACTGAAGAAGGTCAAGTACGTGAAGCTGAAATTAAAGGTGAAGGGACTGAATCTCATATTCAAGTGAGTGATAAAGACTGGGGTGTTCTACAATATGTTAATGTACCATATCCTGATGGAGTATCTGTTAAAGGATTAAAGACACGTAGAACTACTGTTACTGGTTTAACATTAACTGGAGATCCTGAATTTACATTTGGCGTTGGATTTGTTTTACCTTCAGATAAAAATCCTAAAATTTTGGATATTGATGAAGATTGGATTGTTCCAATACAATTTAAAGCAACTTTTGATGGAGTTAAAACTTCTCAACTTTGTGTAATTTCAGATCATTCAAAATGTGATGATTCTTGTGCAACTCTTAAAGCAACAATTGGTAAAGACCCAGTATTTAATGCTGGTATTACTCCTGTAACTTTTAGAACAATTTTATCTTGTAATTCAGATACTAATTTTGTTCTTGTTACAAATACTGGAGATCAAGATTTATTGTTAAAAGAATATTCTATGAATCCAATAACATCAGCTTTTGGTGTTGTTCAGCCTTTTGCTCCAATTCAAATAAAAGTTAATGGTCAAGGAAGATTGCCAGTATATTTTAATCCTTTAAAATCAGGAGATGATTCTGCAACAATAAATATAGTTTTATATGATGCAGCTGGAACAAAAATTATTAAAAACTTGTCAACTAAATTGTATGGTAAGTCAATTGATGCAGTAACCAATTCAAGTATGAGAAGAGATTATTTTAATAAGCCACCTACTGGTCAATTGGCAATGCCAATTAATCTTGATAAGTCAATTGACGAAGCAAAAATTACAAGCTTAACAATTGCTTTAAATTATGGTTTGAATACAATTGCACTTTCTAATGGTACAGATGGTACTAAAGCAACTTTAGTACAAAATACAATTATTAAAAATTGGACTCCTAAAATTACTAAAAATGTTCAAACTCAAGGTACTGGTGGTTTCTTTGAAGTAGAATTGACTGCTCCTGCTGGAGAATATCTAAAAGGAACTGGTCCTTTATTGAACCTAGATTTTGGATTGTTCTTAGGGGATAAAGATACAAATCAAGTCTTCTATACTATTACACCTACATTTAATAAATGTGTTGTGTTTAATACTACACCTGGATTTGTTCAAGTAGATTCAGTATGTGGATCAAGAATTAGGGTAATGGAGTTAACTGGTGCAGTTTATGCCTTAAAACAAAACTCTCCAAATCCTTTTAATCCATCTACAGATATTGATTTTAGTTTAGGATTAGATGGTAAAACTTCAATTGACATTTATAATGAAGCAGGTGCTAAAGTTGCATCATTAGTTAATCAACATTTGAACTCTGGAACTTATAGAGTAACTTGGGATGCAGCTTCTTTCCCAACAGGATTGTATTATTACAGATTAACTTCTGGTACTTGGTCACAAACTAATGCAATGATGCTTCAAAAGTAA
- a CDS encoding IgGFc-binding protein: protein MISTRLSRLPFMVIIFMMLFVVISNNAFSQPKVIGTPNEYAMGKVFVIAIPDSTTATNADPGAFNLVPGDEAWVYVYSAVANKIVVSIPGGASRKFDLEAGKFKQVEIMASTYKVTNPIVTESGVIKDAAMRIEAEQPILCYVYINLSQCAEMYTAIPVEAWGTDYNVASVAGESVKNTAIEGTTIATTNNPAGGQALIIAAHDNTVVAFLPACQLDPDPIGGYSVTLNANQVFLLRSDIDSLTDGKFDLSGTNIISSKPINVISGASRARIDYDQSVITGNTCRNYLMEALSPNDAQGTEFVYLPTLDGRQPTGARENGKRNYEYVRVYGTTPDVTTNGTFLDAITGAPTNFSVQKNNVTVMNTLKFVPQRGRYIETNVPSQVVKFCPGVSDYDPNAKIDRRAGRFPPNGNPSTTVPAQASKNWASYMVNLVPREQWVSFAPFYVPTGPRTDINNYYGIVTDTSNIGKIKTEQGTVIIFNKFIPGTRFVWAMNNVNVGPHYFESTNGGKFYAEIFGLTSPDDPSEVYIPGTTSDPPEYDETPQVAYGYPAAPNRFAYRREDTLNKKLRKDLKLGYGDSLALRMSDTLVFREKWNVLMIH, encoded by the coding sequence ATGATTTCTACTAGACTATCTAGATTACCATTTATGGTAATTATTTTTATGATGTTATTTGTAGTGATATCAAATAATGCCTTTTCTCAACCAAAAGTTATTGGCACCCCAAATGAATATGCTATGGGGAAGGTTTTTGTAATTGCTATTCCTGATTCAACAACAGCTACAAATGCAGATCCTGGTGCTTTTAATTTAGTACCTGGTGATGAGGCATGGGTTTATGTATATTCTGCTGTTGCAAATAAAATAGTTGTTTCTATTCCTGGAGGAGCATCTAGGAAATTTGATTTAGAAGCTGGTAAATTTAAACAAGTAGAAATTATGGCTTCAACATACAAAGTAACTAATCCAATTGTTACTGAAAGTGGAGTTATAAAAGATGCAGCAATGAGAATTGAAGCCGAACAGCCAATTCTTTGTTATGTTTATATTAATTTATCACAGTGTGCAGAAATGTACACAGCTATTCCTGTTGAGGCTTGGGGTACTGATTATAATGTAGCAAGTGTAGCTGGTGAAAGTGTTAAAAATACAGCAATTGAAGGGACTACTATTGCAACTACAAATAACCCTGCTGGTGGGCAAGCATTAATTATAGCAGCACACGATAATACTGTTGTAGCTTTTTTACCTGCTTGTCAGTTAGATCCTGACCCAATTGGTGGTTATTCAGTAACTTTAAATGCAAACCAAGTTTTCCTTTTAAGATCAGACATAGATTCTTTGACTGATGGTAAGTTTGATTTATCTGGTACTAATATAATTTCAAGTAAACCAATCAATGTAATATCTGGTGCAAGTAGAGCAAGAATTGATTATGATCAATCTGTAATTACAGGCAATACATGCAGAAACTATCTAATGGAAGCTTTATCACCAAATGATGCTCAAGGTACAGAATTCGTTTATTTGCCAACTTTAGATGGAAGGCAACCAACTGGAGCAAGAGAAAACGGAAAAAGAAATTATGAATATGTAAGAGTATATGGCACTACACCAGATGTTACAACAAATGGAACTTTCCTTGATGCAATAACTGGTGCACCTACAAACTTTTCAGTTCAAAAAAATAATGTTACTGTCATGAATACATTAAAGTTTGTTCCTCAAAGAGGAAGATATATTGAAACTAATGTACCATCTCAAGTTGTTAAATTTTGCCCTGGTGTTAGTGATTATGATCCAAATGCAAAAATTGATAGAAGAGCTGGAAGATTCCCTCCAAATGGGAATCCAAGCACTACAGTGCCTGCACAAGCATCAAAAAACTGGGCTTCTTATATGGTTAACTTAGTTCCAAGAGAGCAGTGGGTTTCTTTTGCACCATTTTATGTTCCAACTGGACCTAGAACAGATATTAATAATTATTATGGAATTGTTACTGATACATCAAATATAGGAAAAATTAAAACCGAACAAGGTACAGTAATTATTTTTAATAAGTTTATTCCTGGAACTAGGTTTGTTTGGGCAATGAATAATGTTAATGTTGGTCCACATTATTTTGAATCAACTAATGGTGGCAAATTTTATGCTGAGATTTTTGGGTTAACAAGCCCAGATGATCCAAGTGAAGTATATATTCCAGGTACAACTTCAGATCCTCCAGAATATGATGAAACACCTCAAGTTGCTTATGGTTATCCAGCTGCACCAAACAGATTTGCGTATAGAAGAGAAGATACTTTAAACAAGAAATTAAGAAAAGACTTAAAATTAGGATATGGAGACTCATTAGCCTTAAGAATGAGTGACACTTTAGTTTTTAGAGAAAAATGGAATGTGCTAATGATACATTAG
- a CDS encoding 30S ribosomal protein S12 — MPTINQLVRKGRINKPYKSSSPALVSCPQRRGVCTRVYTTTPKKPNSALRKVAKVRLTSKFEVIAYIPGEGHNLQEHSIVLIRGGRVKDLPGVRYHIVRGALDTQGVANRKQSRSKYGAKRP; from the coding sequence GTGCCAACGATTAACCAATTAGTCCGCAAAGGGCGTATTAATAAGCCATACAAGAGTTCTTCTCCGGCTTTAGTATCTTGTCCTCAAAGAAGAGGGGTTTGTACACGTGTTTATACTACTACTCCAAAAAAACCAAATTCAGCTTTAAGAAAAGTTGCAAAAGTACGTTTAACTAGTAAGTTTGAAGTAATTGCATACATTCCAGGAGAAGGTCATAATCTTCAAGAACACTCTATCGTTCTTATTCGTGGTGGTCGTGTTAAAGATCTTCCAGGAGTTCGTTACCATATTGTTCGTGGGGCTTTAGACACTCAAGGAGTTGCTAATCGTAAGCAGAGTAGATCTAAATACGGAGCTAAAAGACCTTAA
- the rpsG gene encoding 30S ribosomal protein S7: MRKKRAEKRIVTPDPRFNDLVVTKFINGLLYQGRKNAARKVLYGALDIVAEKTGNEPLEVLKKALSNVSPALEVRSRRVGGATYQVPMDVRPERRQTLGIRWIIRFAGDRREKGMTNKLANELISASNGEGSSVKKREDTHRMAEANKAFAHFKW; encoded by the coding sequence ATGAGAAAGAAACGTGCAGAAAAAAGGATAGTAACACCTGACCCAAGATTTAACGATCTTGTTGTAACTAAGTTTATAAACGGGTTATTATATCAAGGTAGAAAAAATGCAGCCCGTAAAGTTCTTTATGGTGCTTTAGATATTGTTGCTGAAAAAACAGGAAATGAACCATTAGAAGTTTTGAAAAAAGCACTTTCAAATGTTTCACCTGCTTTAGAAGTTCGTTCTCGTCGTGTTGGTGGAGCAACTTACCAAGTTCCTATGGATGTTCGTCCAGAAAGAAGACAAACTTTGGGAATTCGTTGGATTATCCGTTTTGCTGGTGACCGCCGTGAAAAAGGGATGACTAACAAATTAGCAAATGAATTAATTTCTGCTTCTAACGGTGAAGGTTCATCTGTTAAAAAACGCGAAGATACACATAGAATGGCTGAAGCAAATAAGGCTTTCGCTCATTTTAAATGGTAA
- a CDS encoding MBL fold metallo-hydrolase, with translation MPIKIHTYETGPVDTNGYLLYEEETNTSVIIDAPLDMVLKLCSQLSDYNSFPSALLLTHSHWDHIGDAQKLQLLYPNMKTYIHNLDSYRLIEPMKHTIWELPFDIPPVTKFDLIEDGDELSFGNINLKLMHTPGHTEGSICFYDNERKILFGGDVLFQNSIGRTDLPGGDYDTLINSIKDKLLKLEDKVLVLSGHGDRTTIGIERESNPFLK, from the coding sequence ATGCCAATCAAAATACACACGTATGAAACTGGTCCTGTTGACACAAATGGATACCTTTTATATGAAGAAGAAACAAATACATCTGTTATAATTGATGCTCCTTTAGATATGGTTTTGAAGCTTTGTTCTCAGCTTTCAGATTACAATTCCTTCCCTTCTGCATTACTATTAACTCATTCCCATTGGGATCATATTGGTGATGCTCAAAAGTTGCAATTGCTGTATCCTAATATGAAAACATATATTCACAACTTAGATTCGTATAGGCTAATTGAACCGATGAAACATACCATTTGGGAATTACCTTTTGATATTCCTCCTGTAACAAAATTTGATTTGATTGAGGATGGCGATGAACTTTCTTTTGGAAATATAAATTTGAAATTAATGCATACTCCTGGGCATACTGAAGGAAGTATTTGCTTTTATGATAACGAAAGAAAAATTTTGTTTGGAGGTGATGTTCTTTTTCAAAACTCAATTGGAAGAACTGATTTGCCTGGTGGAGATTATGATACTTTAATTAATTCTATTAAAGATAAACTCCTCAAACTTGAGGATAAAGTATTAGTTCTTTCAGGTCATGGCGACCGCACAACAATAGGAATTGAAAGAGAATCTAACCCATTTTTAAAGTAA
- a CDS encoding TrmH family RNA methyltransferase → MIKLTYEDLLTQRLSPKDALETVRKPVIGILENIRSLYNVGSCFRTADSMLLKKLILTGYTPSPPLKEISKTALGADLSVPYEYYNNICEAIIKLKSEGFKVYALEQTDSSIDISKIDSVKDSNKIEYPLAFIAGNEISGVSEEALKLCNSAIEIPMLGVKHSLNVAVAFGIAAYQLTIRC, encoded by the coding sequence ATGATTAAATTAACTTATGAAGATTTATTAACTCAAAGGTTATCACCTAAAGATGCCTTAGAGACCGTAAGAAAGCCAGTTATTGGGATATTAGAGAATATTAGATCTTTGTATAATGTTGGTTCATGTTTCAGAACAGCAGACTCAATGTTACTCAAAAAACTCATATTAACTGGTTACACACCATCACCTCCGCTTAAGGAAATATCTAAAACTGCTTTGGGTGCAGATCTTTCAGTTCCATATGAATATTATAATAATATCTGTGAAGCAATTATTAAACTTAAAAGTGAGGGCTTTAAAGTTTATGCTCTTGAGCAAACCGATTCAAGTATAGATATTAGTAAAATTGATTCAGTTAAAGATTCAAATAAAATTGAATATCCGTTAGCATTTATTGCAGGGAATGAGATTTCTGGGGTAAGTGAAGAAGCATTAAAATTATGTAATTCTGCAATTGAAATTCCAATGTTAGGAGTTAAGCATTCGTTAAATGTGGCAGTAGCTTTTGGGATTGCTGCATATCAACTAACAATTAGATGTTAA
- the purE gene encoding 5-(carboxyamino)imidazole ribonucleotide mutase yields MKLKSSLKSFKKNNAQVAIIMGSDSDLHVMQLAAQILDEFEISYELTIVSAHRTPQRMYDFAINALENGIKVIIAGAGGSAHLPGMVASITPLPVIGVPIMTKTLNGVDSLYSIVQMPTGIPVATVAINGAANAGLLAVRMLALSDENLILKMKDYQLNLKNTIESKANKLEKLGYKNYKI; encoded by the coding sequence ATGAAATTGAAAAGCTCATTAAAGTCATTCAAAAAAAATAATGCTCAAGTTGCAATTATTATGGGGAGTGATAGCGACTTACATGTAATGCAATTAGCCGCACAAATTTTAGATGAGTTTGAAATAAGTTATGAATTAACAATAGTTAGCGCTCATAGAACTCCACAAAGGATGTATGATTTTGCAATAAATGCGTTGGAAAATGGAATAAAAGTTATTATTGCAGGGGCTGGGGGTTCGGCTCATCTACCAGGTATGGTTGCTAGCATTACACCATTACCAGTTATTGGTGTTCCTATAATGACTAAAACTTTAAATGGGGTTGATTCTTTGTATTCTATTGTTCAAATGCCAACTGGAATTCCAGTTGCTACTGTTGCAATAAATGGAGCAGCAAACGCAGGACTTTTAGCCGTGAGAATGCTAGCATTATCTGATGAAAATTTAATACTTAAAATGAAAGATTATCAATTAAATTTAAAAAATACAATTGAATCAAAAGCAAATAAATTAGAAAAATTAGGATATAAAAATTACAAAATTTAA
- a CDS encoding 5-(carboxyamino)imidazole ribonucleotide synthase, protein MIIGIIGGGQLSKMFIEEANRWNVKCFYLDPSAYCSASIVNSNGIVGSLNDEESINLLASKCDVLTFEIENINVEALIKLENSGKKIIPNATTLKFIKDKGLQKLFYLKNNIPTSDFLISDNAQDFLSKYNSIKSDKLVVKTRTGGYDGKGVIIIAKSEIGINNIPFDGENVIIEECINFTKEISVITARNQNGDISVFPPVEMEFDPKGNLVKFTYCPSSLSDIVSEKVKNVAIDSIVKMNGIGLFAVEMLLDVNDNVFVNEIAPRPHNSGHHTIQCCYTSQYEQLLRVLLNKPLGSTEIIKPGVMINIVGPEGFEGDYELEGEDKVLQTKGAYLHMYGKKVSRHFRKLGHVTIIDDDIDLLKQKSHEIEKLIKVIQKK, encoded by the coding sequence ATGATTATTGGAATAATTGGTGGAGGGCAGTTAAGTAAAATGTTTATTGAAGAGGCTAATAGATGGAATGTGAAATGCTTTTATCTTGATCCATCTGCTTACTGTTCAGCATCAATAGTAAATTCAAATGGTATTGTTGGTTCACTCAATGATGAAGAATCAATTAATTTACTTGCTTCTAAATGTGATGTTTTAACATTTGAAATTGAAAACATAAATGTTGAAGCTCTAATAAAGTTAGAAAATTCTGGTAAAAAAATAATCCCTAATGCAACAACATTAAAATTTATAAAAGACAAAGGCTTGCAGAAGTTATTTTATCTAAAAAATAACATTCCAACTTCGGATTTTTTAATATCAGATAATGCTCAAGATTTTTTATCAAAGTATAATTCAATTAAATCAGATAAGTTAGTTGTAAAAACTCGTACTGGCGGATATGATGGGAAAGGAGTAATTATTATTGCTAAAAGTGAAATTGGAATAAATAACATTCCATTTGATGGTGAAAATGTAATTATTGAAGAATGTATTAATTTTACAAAAGAAATATCGGTAATTACTGCAAGAAATCAAAATGGTGATATCTCTGTATTCCCTCCCGTTGAAATGGAATTTGATCCAAAAGGTAATTTAGTTAAGTTTACTTATTGTCCATCTTCTTTAAGTGATATTGTTTCTGAAAAAGTAAAGAACGTTGCTATCGACTCAATTGTTAAAATGAATGGTATTGGACTTTTTGCTGTTGAAATGTTATTAGATGTAAATGATAATGTTTTTGTAAATGAAATTGCTCCAAGACCTCATAATAGCGGACACCATACAATTCAGTGTTGTTATACTTCCCAATATGAACAGTTACTTAGAGTATTACTAAACAAACCATTAGGGAGCACTGAAATTATTAAACCTGGAGTAATGATTAACATTGTTGGTCCTGAAGGTTTTGAAGGTGATTATGAACTTGAAGGAGAAGATAAAGTATTACAAACTAAGGGTGCCTATTTGCACATGTATGGTAAAAAAGTCTCCAGACATTTTAGAAAGTTAGGGCATGTAACTATTATAGATGATGATATTGATTTATTAAAACAAAAATCTCATGAAATTGAAAAGCTCATTAAAGTCATTCAAAAAAAATAA
- a CDS encoding MoaD/ThiS family protein — translation MAKILFFAIASEITGINEINFQIKNEINVDKLWLELSFLFPKLIESKNNFRVAVDMVYVKNDFIVNDNSLIAIIPPVSGG, via the coding sequence ATGGCTAAAATATTATTCTTTGCAATTGCAAGCGAAATTACAGGTATTAATGAAATTAACTTTCAAATTAAGAACGAAATTAATGTTGATAAACTATGGTTAGAATTATCTTTTTTGTTCCCTAAGCTAATTGAATCAAAAAATAATTTTAGAGTTGCAGTAGATATGGTTTATGTAAAAAACGATTTTATTGTAAATGATAATTCCTTGATTGCAATAATCCCACCAGTTTCTGGAGGTTAG